In the genome of Bradyrhizobium arachidis, one region contains:
- a CDS encoding GNAT family N-acetyltransferase: MSALHLRPYRPEDEAASIDLWHRTWQQAYPQIDFAARLAWWRERWRKDLVPNAQIVVAEQDGALTGFVTIDGEGYLDQLVVDPDHWGSDAARLLVDEAKRLSPSGITLLVNKDNARAIRFYERNGFTHAGDDVNPTSGRPVLKMVWKA, encoded by the coding sequence GTGAGCGCGCTCCACCTCCGCCCCTACCGGCCCGAGGACGAGGCAGCCTCGATCGATCTCTGGCATCGCACCTGGCAGCAGGCCTATCCGCAGATCGATTTCGCTGCGCGGCTCGCATGGTGGCGCGAGCGCTGGCGCAAGGATCTGGTGCCGAACGCCCAAATCGTCGTCGCCGAACAGGACGGCGCGCTGACCGGCTTCGTCACCATCGACGGCGAGGGCTATCTCGACCAGCTCGTAGTCGATCCGGATCACTGGGGCTCGGATGCGGCGCGGCTCCTGGTGGACGAGGCCAAGCGGCTGTCGCCGTCGGGCATCACGCTGCTCGTCAACAAGGACAATGCCCGCGCCATCCGCTTCTACGAGCGCAACGGCTTTACGCACGCCGGCGACGACGTGAATCCGACCTCGGGCCGGCCTGTGCTGAAGATGGTCTGGAAAGCGTGA